In one window of Bizionia sp. M204 DNA:
- a CDS encoding YheT family hydrolase — MPILESTYKPPYFFRKGFVATVYSGLIRKVEGIVQKRERLTLSDGDFLDLDWSYADEKTDKLIIILHGMEGSAQRAYVTGTAKLCNENKIDALSVNFRGCSGEDNLHFQSYHSGATADLQDVITHVIGTKAYSEIYIKGISLGGNVTLKYLGESTNIPTEVKRGIAVSVPCYLAGSAKELHTLKNFPFHEKFKRDLINKLRVKSENHPDKISPKDLKEIKTLYDFDNFYTAKAHGFKDGSDYYEKSSSLQFLPNIKIPTLIINALNDSFLSPECYPVKEAINNPNLFLEMPKHGGHMGFIQTRGYYYNELRTLEFIRKNSQ; from the coding sequence ATGCCCATACTAGAATCCACCTATAAACCACCTTATTTTTTCAGAAAAGGCTTTGTGGCCACTGTTTATTCAGGATTAATCCGAAAAGTTGAAGGCATTGTCCAAAAACGCGAACGGCTCACCTTATCCGATGGCGATTTTTTAGATTTGGATTGGAGTTATGCTGATGAAAAAACAGATAAGCTTATCATTATTTTGCATGGTATGGAAGGTAGCGCTCAACGTGCTTATGTTACTGGAACAGCCAAGCTGTGTAATGAGAATAAAATAGATGCGTTATCGGTTAATTTCCGTGGATGTTCCGGTGAAGATAATTTGCATTTTCAATCCTATCATTCAGGAGCCACAGCGGATTTACAGGATGTTATTACCCATGTTATTGGCACAAAAGCATATTCGGAAATTTATATTAAGGGTATTAGTCTTGGTGGAAATGTTACTCTAAAATATTTAGGAGAATCCACAAACATTCCCACTGAAGTTAAACGAGGAATAGCCGTGTCAGTTCCGTGTTATTTAGCTGGTTCTGCTAAAGAGTTGCATACTCTTAAAAATTTTCCGTTTCATGAAAAATTCAAACGTGATTTAATCAATAAATTACGGGTTAAAAGCGAAAATCATCCGGATAAAATTTCGCCTAAAGATTTAAAAGAAATTAAAACGTTATACGATTTCGATAATTTTTATACCGCTAAAGCTCATGGTTTTAAAGATGGTTCCGATTATTATGAGAAAAGTAGTTCGCTGCAATTTCTTCCAAATATTAAGATTCCTACTTTAATTATTAATGCGCTCAATGATTCCTTTTTATCACCTGAATGCTATCCAGTTAAAGAAGCGATAAATAACCCAAATTTATTTTTAGAAATGCCCAAACATGGTGGTCACATGGGCTTTATCCAAACCCGTGGTTATTATTATAATGAACTTCGGACTTTGGAGTTTATTCGTAAAAATTCGCAATAA